The following is a genomic window from Nymphaea colorata isolate Beijing-Zhang1983 chromosome 3, ASM883128v2, whole genome shotgun sequence.
TTAACCCCATCCACGCGGGACCCACCCTACCGGGGGGTAATTTTTCCACCGAGGGCGCGGGCCCCGCCTGCCTAACCCTGGTGCCTAACAGGAAAACCTTCTGCTTCATTGACAAAATTACCCCGAACGTTCCATCATCCCCGTCTCCGATCCATTTACGCGTCTCAGTAAAAGGACTCGCCGTTTTTCTCCCCCTCCCCGTCCGGTTATATTTTCCGCAGCGGCTGTCTCAATGCCGCTCGTCTATGGATAAAAATTTGTTGTGCGTTATTTGCACGGGTGTTTGTCTGTCGTAAGCTAACTCTAACTCTCTGTTTGATAAATCACAGATAAGATTTtggcgaaaaaaaaaaacttaatagctGATAAATAGGTACATGATGGTGGTCATTACAAAGCAATCCAAGTCATATCTCTTCCAAGCATTTGATCAAACACTCACAGCGCATCTCCAACATCACCGTTCTCTACATGAAAAGCCAGCATTGCTGCCAGCAATACATCCTTGTTTTCTCTTCCCTAAGGTAAGTAACCAATCCATAGTTTTCAACGGTATTTAAATTTCATGCTAAGATCGTAGACTATCCAATGCAAgcttaaaaaaatacaaaattttgaagtctgacaacaaaaacaagtttaacAGTGTCTTGAAatcaattttgttctttttggaAGAAAGACTACTTTTGAGAATCAAAGTTGCTGTTGAGGAAAACCATTATCGTGCACGTGGCAGCAAATTAAGTGACCCTACGGAGGAGGCCCAAAGCCCGGGAAGACAGGACCCGTCTGATCAGCCGATTGTTCATTCGCTGCACCTATGGAATCTTCTAATCCCGCTCAGCATGAAGCTCGGACGACTGCTGCTGCTCTTGCGTGTGAAGAAGAGACAAactcagagaaagagagagcgagggaaGAAGAGCAAATCTGCTTTGGTGGTGGCGGAGCTGGGTCGAGCGGCAGCGTGGGTGGTGGTGGAAGGAGCGCTGATGCTACAAGTGGCTGCTGTGAAAAGGAGATGAGATGAGAAGATGCAATGTTTTTCTTTCCACAGACAAACGTTCGCAGAAACCCCCTTTCAAGCACGAACAAGTCGTTCGCATGTGATGTTGAGAAACGTGGACTCCTACCCACTAATGTTTGTGTTTGTGGCATTCAAACGCCCCAAGCGTTAGACTGTAAGGTCACGATGTCGACCCAAGTTCAGGCGAccctttaaaaaatgtgaaagtgATGGAGAGAGAGTCGCCGGCCGAGTCGTTCGACGGGTACCGAGTCATCTCGCGGGCCCACCAAATTAATAGACACGGTGACAGTTGAAGGGCATTATCGGTCATTGCACAGAGGGGGGAGTGCTCTCCCGCCAGCGATTCCCGCCATCATTAAGGGCCTTCTGCGGGGCCCACCGAGAGCTGGGAGCGCAGTGGGCATGGGGTCCAGAGCTGACGTGGTCTTTTCTGATTCGACCAAACACGCTCGTCGGGATTCAGGAAAACAAGCATACAAAAAAACACAACCCCCACTTCTGCcatcactttctctctctctctctctcttctgctctCATtctctgattttctttcttccgcttgcttttttgttttctcaaatttttttattttgttggtcTTCGATGATCTCTCGATTGTCTTCGTCGAAGATTATGATGACGATGATGGCCGTGATCTTGAGGGTGTCGATGGGAATGGTGGCCGGTCCAGGCCGATTAATCGCCGAGTAGGATCGGCGGATCAAATTCCCAGTAGGATCGTGGTTCTCGGGAAGCAAGGGGATCGGGGTGGAAGGAATGCAGCAGGGGGAGAGGGAAGGGGAGCagggggtggtggtggtgatggtggagTGGCGGGACCGTGGTCGAGCGGCGGCACAGCTGCGTCATCGACGGTGCAGCAGAGCAGCAGCGGCTGCTGCTGGGAGGAGGGCAGCGAGGAGGAGCTGTCCGTGCTGCCGAGGCACACCAAGGTGGTGGTCACCGGCAACAATCGCACCAAGTCGGTGCTCGTCGGCCTCCAGGGCGTCGTCAAGAAGGCCGTCGGCCTCGGTGGCTGGCATTGGCTCGtattttctcctccttttcctcATCTTACTTGAATTTTACATTATTTGATCTCCagaattttctgttttttgctttACGCTTAATTCATTCGCGGGAAAGGGGATTATGGTTTTGGATTTGGTGATGTTGGTAGAAATTCGGAGGAGTGACTCGAGATTCgatttcaaatttctttctttggctTGTTTCGGGGGATTTTCTTCCACAAACCTGTTTCTTGAATTAGGGGCAATGCGTCgaaccttttattttttatttgtttttgaagGTCTAATCTTCGAGTATTTTGCAGCAGTCTTggttatttttctcattttgataATTAAGAATTGAACGTGCAATTCATATTTTACGGTTAGTTATTCTTCTACTTGAATTAGTGAGAACGATCCGCCTTGTCAAGTAATTATATCGGCTTCTAAATTTTTGTCCGAAcgcctgcacacacacacacacacactatatatatatatatatatatatatatatatatatatatatatatatatatatatatatatatatatatatatatatatatatatgagctgaAATCCTCCGTTCATCTAGCCCTCCGTCCAATCACGACCCGGATTTATTTCTGTTAGGTAGGATTGGTGGTGTCTTATGGCATGCATTCacgggcttttttttttttattggggatgattaatttttttatattctggGGGTTATCAATTTCGCactacatttttatttaatcCGTGTGTTTGGTGGTTATTGGATGTAGGATGAATTATGTGTGACGATGGTTGTTTATTTACTTGGTTTAGGTATTGgttgtctttttcctttcctcatGATGGtccattttatgttttaaaattggCAATTAATTACTTGAAATTTTTCTTGGTGGATTATGGTACGAGTTTGCGTTGTTTACAATAAGTGAACCTGTCGTGCTGCTGTTTGATATTGTATTCTATTGGTTATAATGCGAGCGCAGGGTTAGTCTTCCCTGCGTTTTTCAATAGTGAAAAGTGCGGGTCTATTTGAGTAACTTCCTCTTGGATAATTCCATACCTTTACTCTATTTCCCCCCGTTTTGTAGTCTGGGATATTACACATTTTgattttgatcttcttcatttatttggtttttggCTTCCCTTATCTTGTTAGCTGCACAATTCTCCaacaacatattttaattgaagaaaaaaacatttttttatttgcatgtttAGGTGATTTGTTGAGGTCTATTCTGTGTTGGTCAACTTCTCCTGTCCGagtttcaactttttttatttttttgtcagaGTTATGGATTGCAAGATATGGActaggttttcttttccttagtaGATAAGCATGTGATGATCCTCTTTCTCTGTGaactattttcatattttgttgcattgtctctgattttttttccttctttatggAGGGTTCTTTTTTATGGTGCTCTGCCTTCTTTTGCATGTGCAAGCAATTGGCACTGGTTGCAATTATGTGTCATAGAGACGATCTTGTCTGGAGTTATTTCTCTTTCATGATCTACACAAAAAATTGCCTGACGGTCATCCATTTGGTATATTTTGTAATCTTTTGTGATCTTGTGGGGACCAGAGTGATACCTGGGCCCCTGATTCAATTGCGAGCTTGTTTGTGACCTGGCCATTATAAACAGAGAGTTTGTGGTCATTGTGTTCTCTCGGATATCATGTTCTCCCTCTCACTCTTTCTATGGACTGCTGAAGTCAAATTTGCATCATTGTCATTCTGATGGAACAAGTAATAGTTAGTCAATTAGCAGGctccattttttcttatgtttctttccttttgcatTTGCCTTTTTTGGTCTGCCCATCCAAAACCAGGATGAAGCTGAGCTTCTTAgaattcttttaatttttaattatttttaactTTAAATTTAAGGTTAAATTGTTGGAAATTGTTGAATCATTTGAACTCTCTGAGCAGTCGAAGGCTTCTTTgcttttttgttatatttccaatccttcttctcctttgtcGGTTGATTTGCAATGTGATATTCTTGGGCAATTTTGTGACACTTGACCAATattgttttctgaaaaattgCAGGTTCTCACTAATGGTATAGAGGTGAAGCTGCAGAGAAATGCTCTTAGCGTGATTGAAGCCCCTACTGGTCATGAagaggatgatgatggtgaATATGACAATGCACAGTGGCAGTGCTCTGACCTTggtatatttcatgtttttcctttttttgttattatatgaACTATTTCCTTGTACTTTTGTATTGCCATCTTATCAAGGTTTTTTATGCATGGTCTGCCTCCATAGAATTTGGTCTTAGCCGCTTAGGAGTGCCACCAGAAAGCTGCTGAAGTAGTCTCATAAATTATATGTTattgcttcaaaaaatcattCGTAAATCTAGTTCGAGCCTCTCATTGAATATATAAATCGAATATATAAATGACATTGACCTGTGGCTGGTTTTTGTTTTATGCTGCATGAGTAATTGCACCAGTTATCATTTGTTTTGTCATGTCAACGTGAATCTGTTGAATGGAAAATGACACTAA
Proteins encoded in this region:
- the LOC116250382 gene encoding uncharacterized protein LOC116250382; protein product: MESSNPAQHEARTTAAALACEEETNSEKERAREEEQICFGGGGAGSSGSVGGGGRSADATSGCFDQTRSSGFRKTSIQKNTTPTSAITFSLSLSLLLSFSDFLSSACFFVFSNFFILLVFDDLSIVFVEDYDDDDGRDLEGVDGNGGRSRPINRRVGSADQIPSRIVVLGKQGDRGGRNAAGGEGRGAGGGGGDGGVAGPWSSGGTAASSTVQQSSSGCCWEEGSEEELSVLPRHTKVVVTGNNRTKSVLVGLQGVVKKAVGLGGWHWLVLTNGIEVKLQRNALSVIEAPTGHEEDDDGEYDNAQWQCSDLASDDTQRYQRPKQRQHKSSGSAHKAVSKSSSLDSHSMGSLSPPRGPTNVDLSKLETTALWRYWRHFNLVDSIPNPSKEQLIDVVQRHFMSQQLDEMQVIVGFVHAAKRLKTVCN